One segment of Bacteroides caecimuris DNA contains the following:
- a CDS encoding nucleoside deaminase translates to MTKEALMRKAIELSKENVENGGGPFGAVIATKDGEIVATGVNRVTASCDPTAHAEVSAIRAAAAKLGTFNLSGYEIYTSCEPCPMCLGAIYWARLDKMYYGNNKTDAKNIGFDDSFIYDELELKPEDRKLPSEILLHNEALTAFKAWVAKEDRVEY, encoded by the coding sequence ATGACTAAAGAAGCTTTAATGAGAAAAGCGATCGAGCTTTCAAAAGAGAATGTTGAAAATGGTGGAGGTCCTTTCGGTGCTGTGATTGCCACGAAAGACGGAGAAATTGTTGCAACAGGAGTTAACCGTGTCACTGCATCATGCGATCCTACGGCTCACGCCGAGGTAAGCGCCATACGTGCCGCAGCTGCCAAACTCGGAACGTTTAATCTTAGCGGATACGAGATCTATACTTCCTGCGAACCTTGCCCGATGTGCCTGGGTGCTATCTATTGGGCACGACTGGATAAGATGTATTATGGAAACAACAAGACCGATGCCAAAAATATCGGTTTTGACGACTCTTTTATCTATGATGAACTGGAACTGAAACCTGAAGACAGAAAACTGCCTTCCGAAATCTTACTACATAATGAAGCCCTTACCGCCTTCAAAGCCTGGGTGGCCAAAGAAGACAGAGTAGAATATTGA
- a CDS encoding 3-methyl-2-oxobutanoate dehydrogenase subunit VorB, producing the protein MAEEVVLMKGNEAIAHAAIRCGADGYFGYPITPQSEVLETLAELKPWETTGMVVLQAESEVAAINMVYGGAGSGKKVMTSSSSPGVSLKQEGISYLAGAELPCLIVNVMRGGPGLGTIQPSQADYFQTVKGGGHGDYKLIALAPASVQEMADFVALGFELAFKYRNPAIILADGVIGQMMEKVVLPAQKPRRTEAEVIEQCPWAATGKAKDRKPNIITSLELKPEAMEINNLRFQAKYREIEENEVRFEEINCEDAEYLIIAFGSMARIGQKAMELAREKGIKVGILRPITLWPFPTKAIAAYADKVKGMLVTELNAGQMIEDVRLAVNGKVKVEHFGRLGGIVPDPDEIVAALKEKIIK; encoded by the coding sequence ATGGCAGAAGAAGTTGTATTAATGAAAGGAAACGAAGCCATCGCCCACGCAGCTATCCGTTGCGGTGCCGACGGTTACTTCGGTTATCCAATTACTCCCCAATCGGAAGTGTTGGAAACGCTTGCCGAACTGAAACCGTGGGAAACAACCGGCATGGTAGTACTCCAAGCGGAAAGTGAAGTGGCAGCTATCAATATGGTATATGGAGGTGCAGGTAGCGGAAAGAAGGTAATGACCTCCTCTTCAAGTCCGGGTGTGAGCTTGAAACAAGAGGGAATCTCTTATTTGGCCGGTGCCGAACTTCCTTGTCTGATTGTGAATGTAATGCGTGGCGGTCCCGGATTGGGAACTATCCAACCTAGCCAGGCTGACTACTTCCAGACAGTAAAAGGTGGTGGCCATGGAGACTACAAACTGATTGCCCTCGCTCCGGCATCCGTGCAAGAAATGGCGGATTTCGTAGCATTAGGATTCGAACTGGCCTTCAAATACCGTAATCCGGCTATTATCCTTGCCGACGGTGTGATCGGTCAGATGATGGAAAAGGTTGTTCTTCCTGCACAAAAGCCACGCCGCACAGAAGCAGAAGTAATTGAACAATGTCCATGGGCTGCTACCGGAAAAGCAAAAGACCGCAAACCGAATATTATCACTTCCCTTGAATTGAAACCGGAAGCCATGGAAATCAACAACCTCCGTTTTCAAGCTAAATATCGTGAAATTGAAGAAAACGAAGTACGCTTCGAAGAGATCAACTGCGAAGATGCAGAGTATTTGATTATCGCTTTCGGTTCAATGGCACGTATTGGTCAGAAAGCAATGGAACTAGCCCGTGAAAAAGGAATTAAAGTAGGTATCCTTCGCCCGATTACACTATGGCCGTTCCCAACCAAAGCGATTGCTGCATACGCTGATAAAGTAAAAGGCATGCTCGTTACGGAACTAAATGCCGGACAGATGATTGAAGATGTCCGTCTCGCTGTTAACGGTAAAGTAAAGGTAGAACATTTCGGACGTCTAGGTGGCATCGTTCCCGATCCGGATGAGATTGTAGCTGCCTTGAAAGAAAAAATAATCAAATAA
- a CDS encoding glycoside hydrolase family 25 protein has translation MTSRNTNPMAAVQKKRAVSTATRKRGTSSSKSPRAPKKKQEQPGRAMPIWVRNILAVTIVGCFSIAFYYFCIRPYAYRWKPCHGLKEYGVCIPNGYDIHGIDISHYQGKIDWNRLLQNKETASPLHFIFMKATEGGDHNDTTFEANFANARNHGFIRGAYHFYIPSTDALKQADFFIRTVKLTSGDLPPVLDVEVTGRKEKKELQQGIKRWLDRVESHYGVKPILYTSYKFKTRYLDDSIFNTYPYWIAHYYVDSVKYQGKWDFWQHTDVGSVPGIKEDVDLNVFNGSLEELKKLTIR, from the coding sequence ATGACGTCACGTAATACTAATCCGATGGCTGCTGTCCAAAAGAAAAGGGCTGTTTCCACTGCTACTAGAAAAAGGGGAACATCTTCTTCCAAATCTCCCCGTGCTCCGAAAAAGAAACAGGAGCAACCCGGACGAGCTATGCCTATTTGGGTTCGTAACATTTTGGCAGTGACGATTGTCGGTTGTTTTTCCATTGCTTTCTATTATTTCTGTATCCGTCCTTATGCTTATCGATGGAAGCCTTGTCATGGCTTAAAGGAATACGGAGTCTGTATCCCTAACGGGTATGATATTCATGGTATTGATATCTCTCACTACCAGGGAAAGATTGATTGGAATAGACTGTTGCAGAATAAAGAGACAGCTAGTCCCTTGCATTTCATTTTTATGAAAGCAACCGAAGGGGGAGATCATAACGACACCACCTTTGAGGCGAACTTCGCCAATGCCCGTAATCATGGATTTATTCGTGGTGCTTATCATTTTTATATTCCCAGTACGGATGCTTTGAAACAGGCGGATTTCTTTATTCGTACGGTGAAACTGACTTCTGGTGATTTACCGCCTGTACTTGATGTGGAAGTGACCGGCCGGAAGGAAAAAAAGGAATTGCAGCAAGGTATTAAACGTTGGCTGGACCGGGTAGAATCTCACTATGGAGTGAAACCTATTCTTTATACTTCTTATAAATTTAAAACCCGTTATCTGGACGATTCCATCTTCAATACATACCCTTACTGGATCGCCCATTATTATGTTGACTCTGTAAAGTATCAGGGGAAATGGGACTTTTGGCAACATACTGATGTAGGGAGTGTTCCAGGCATCAAAGAAGACGTCGACCTGAACGTGTTCAATGGCTCGTTAGAGGAACTTAAAAAGCTGACTATTAGGTAA
- a CDS encoding 2-oxoacid:acceptor oxidoreductase family protein, with translation MKEEIIIAGFGGQGVLSMGKILAYSGLMEGKEVTWMPAYGPEQRGGTANVTVIVSDDKISSPILSKYDAAIILNQPSLEKFESKVKPGGILIYDGYGIINPPTRKDIKVYRIDAMDAANEMNNAKAFNMIVLGGLLKLRPIVTLENVIKGLKKTLPERHHHLIPMNEEAIKKGMELIREV, from the coding sequence ATGAAAGAAGAAATAATTATAGCAGGATTCGGTGGACAAGGCGTATTGTCTATGGGTAAGATTCTGGCATATTCCGGTTTGATGGAAGGCAAAGAAGTGACCTGGATGCCCGCTTATGGTCCCGAACAACGAGGTGGAACAGCCAACGTTACAGTTATTGTAAGCGATGACAAAATATCCTCACCGATTCTTAGTAAATACGATGCTGCCATCATTCTGAATCAGCCTTCACTCGAAAAGTTTGAAAGCAAAGTGAAACCCGGCGGTATCCTGATTTATGACGGTTACGGAATTATCAACCCTCCTACCCGCAAGGATATCAAGGTATATCGTATCGACGCAATGGATGCAGCCAATGAGATGAACAATGCCAAAGCATTCAACATGATCGTACTTGGCGGATTATTGAAGCTTCGCCCCATCGTAACATTGGAGAATGTTATCAAAGGACTTAAGAAAACCCTGCCGGAACGCCACCATCACTTGATTCCTATGAACGAGGAAGCTATCAAGAAAGGTATGGAGTTAATCCGTGAGGTTTAA
- a CDS encoding putative porin translates to MRRILLLYIIFSVIGLTTVHAQFDNGRQRVDENGYDQYGNQVDPAMIPDRLDSANVEVQGLPPKLYMWRINNQLGDRTIIPADTAYHHFQNSNLTEGLTGHYNYLANMGSPRMSRIFFERRDPEPTIFMEPFSSFFIRPTEFKFTNSNVPYTNLTYHKAGNKINGEERFKSYFSVNVNKKLAFGFNIDYLYGRGYYNNQNTAYFNAAIFGSYIGDRYQMQAIYSNNYLKTNENGGIEDDRYITAPEEMAQGQREYESTNIPTVLSATTNRNHDFYVFLTQRYNLGFSRDIPQVENDTTPAKQEFVPVTSFIHTIQVERARHSFNSDDDMRKKNYYQNTYLEPDNPITRDSTTYMGVKNTIGIALLEGFNKYAKAGLTAFASYKISKYTLMNMVGNPLPDKYNENEIFVGGELSKREGNVLHYHAIGEVGLAGKAIGQFNVKGDIDLNFPLWKDTVSLIARGEVSNKLAPFYMRHYHSKHFMWDNDMDKEFRTRIEGELSIARWRTRLKAGVENIKNYTYFNQQAVPEQKSGSVQVLSASLNQDFKLGIFHLDNEVTWQKSSEQTVLPLPDLSLYHNFYMQFKLAKKVLSVQLGADVRYFSKYNAPAYMPAIQNFYLQPENDQVEIGGYPIVNVYANLHLKRTRFYVMMYHVNQGMSSPNYFLAPHYPINPRVLKFGLSWNFYD, encoded by the coding sequence ATGAGACGAATCTTACTATTATATATAATCTTTTCCGTTATAGGTTTGACAACTGTCCATGCACAGTTCGATAATGGTCGCCAGAGAGTGGACGAAAACGGATACGACCAATATGGTAACCAGGTGGACCCTGCCATGATTCCGGACAGACTGGATAGTGCAAATGTAGAAGTACAGGGGTTACCTCCGAAATTATATATGTGGCGTATTAATAATCAGTTGGGCGACCGGACTATCATCCCGGCGGATACTGCTTATCACCACTTCCAGAATTCAAATCTTACCGAAGGACTTACCGGACATTATAATTATCTGGCCAATATGGGTTCTCCCCGTATGTCACGCATCTTCTTTGAACGTCGTGATCCGGAACCGACTATCTTTATGGAGCCTTTCTCCAGTTTCTTTATTCGTCCTACGGAATTCAAATTCACCAATAGTAACGTACCTTATACCAATCTGACGTATCATAAAGCCGGTAATAAAATAAACGGAGAAGAACGCTTTAAGTCTTATTTCTCTGTCAACGTAAACAAGAAGTTGGCTTTCGGTTTTAACATAGATTACTTGTACGGACGTGGATACTATAATAACCAGAATACGGCTTATTTCAATGCGGCAATTTTCGGTAGTTATATTGGCGACCGCTATCAGATGCAAGCCATATACAGCAATAACTACCTCAAGACAAACGAAAACGGAGGTATTGAGGACGATCGATACATCACTGCGCCCGAAGAGATGGCACAAGGGCAAAGAGAATATGAATCAACTAATATTCCCACTGTATTAAGTGCAACGACCAATCGTAATCATGACTTTTACGTATTCCTGACCCAACGTTACAACCTAGGATTCAGCCGCGACATACCGCAGGTCGAAAATGACACTACTCCCGCCAAACAAGAATTTGTGCCGGTCACTAGTTTTATACATACCATTCAGGTAGAGCGTGCACGTCATAGTTTCAACTCTGATGATGACATGCGTAAAAAGAACTATTATCAAAACACCTACCTGGAACCGGATAATCCGATTACCAGAGACAGTACCACCTACATGGGTGTCAAGAATACCATAGGCATTGCTCTACTCGAAGGATTCAATAAATATGCCAAAGCCGGACTGACAGCATTTGCTTCCTATAAAATCAGCAAGTACACACTTATGAATATGGTGGGGAATCCGTTGCCCGACAAATACAATGAAAATGAAATATTTGTTGGAGGCGAATTATCCAAACGTGAAGGAAATGTACTCCATTACCATGCCATTGGTGAAGTGGGACTTGCCGGAAAAGCAATCGGACAATTCAATGTGAAAGGAGATATCGACCTTAACTTTCCGTTATGGAAAGACACTGTGAGCCTTATAGCCCGTGGTGAAGTCAGCAATAAGCTTGCACCTTTCTATATGCGTCATTATCATTCCAAACACTTCATGTGGGACAATGATATGGACAAAGAATTTCGTACCCGTATTGAAGGAGAATTAAGCATTGCACGTTGGAGAACACGTTTGAAGGCAGGAGTTGAAAACATAAAGAACTACACTTACTTCAATCAACAAGCAGTGCCGGAACAGAAAAGCGGAAGCGTACAGGTGTTGTCAGCAAGTCTTAATCAGGATTTCAAGTTAGGAATCTTCCATTTAGATAACGAAGTAACCTGGCAAAAGTCCAGCGAACAGACCGTATTGCCTTTGCCCGATCTCTCGCTGTATCACAATTTCTATATGCAATTCAAGTTGGCAAAGAAAGTGCTTAGTGTACAATTGGGTGCTGATGTGCGTTATTTCAGCAAATACAATGCACCCGCTTATATGCCGGCTATCCAGAACTTCTATTTACAACCGGAGAATGACCAGGTAGAAATAGGAGGTTATCCGATTGTGAATGTATATGCAAACTTACACCTAAAGCGTACACGTTTCTATGTAATGATGTATCACGTGAATCAAGGTATGAGCAGCCCGAATTACTTCCTGGCTCCTCACTATCCCATCAATCCGCGTGTACTGAAATTCGGTCTTTCATGGAATTTCTATGATTAA
- the prmA gene encoding 50S ribosomal protein L11 methyltransferase yields MKYFEFTFRTQPCTETVNDVLAAILGEVGFESFVECESGLTAYIQQTLCDENAIKIAIAEFPLPDTDITYTYTEAEDKDWNEEWEKNFFQPIIIGNRCVIHSTFHQDVPKAEYDIIINPQMAFGTGHHETTSLIIEELLDSELKDKSLLDMGCGTSILAILARMRGARPCTAIDIDEWCVRNSIENIELNHVDDIAVSEGDASSLTGKGPFDVIIANINRNILLNDMKKYVACMHTNSELYMSGFYVDDIAAIREEAEKNGLTFVHYKEKNRWAEVKFIYKG; encoded by the coding sequence ATGAAGTATTTTGAGTTCACATTCCGCACCCAACCTTGTACCGAAACCGTCAATGACGTACTGGCTGCCATACTGGGTGAAGTCGGATTTGAAAGTTTTGTTGAGTGTGAAAGCGGGCTGACCGCATACATCCAACAGACATTATGTGATGAAAACGCCATCAAGATTGCCATCGCCGAGTTTCCCCTACCCGATACGGATATTACTTATACATATACCGAAGCGGAAGACAAGGACTGGAACGAGGAATGGGAAAAGAATTTCTTCCAACCCATCATTATCGGAAACCGATGTGTGATCCACAGCACTTTCCACCAAGATGTCCCCAAAGCGGAATATGACATCATCATCAATCCTCAAATGGCTTTCGGAACAGGACATCACGAGACTACCAGCCTCATCATTGAAGAATTGTTGGATAGTGAACTGAAAGACAAATCCCTGCTCGATATGGGCTGCGGAACTTCGATTCTTGCCATCCTCGCACGTATGCGAGGCGCACGCCCCTGTACAGCCATCGACATTGACGAATGGTGCGTACGAAACTCCATCGAAAATATCGAATTGAACCACGTAGACGATATTGCCGTATCAGAAGGAGATGCTTCGTCGCTTACAGGAAAAGGACCTTTCGACGTTATCATCGCCAACATCAACCGGAACATATTACTAAATGACATGAAGAAATATGTTGCCTGTATGCACACGAATTCCGAACTCTATATGAGTGGCTTTTATGTAGACGACATCGCCGCCATCCGCGAAGAAGCGGAGAAGAACGGACTGACTTTCGTTCATTATAAAGAGAAGAATCGCTGGGCAGAGGTGAAGTTTATTTATAAAGGATAA
- a CDS encoding Gfo/Idh/MocA family protein, whose amino-acid sequence MSEKMIKWGFIGCGEVTKTKSGPAFQKVEHSEVVAVMSRDGAKAKAYAKERGIKKWYDDAQELIDDPEVNAVYIATPPSSHATYAIMSMKAGKPAYIEKPMAVTYEECTRINRISNETGVPCFVAYYRRYLPYFQKVKELVENGTIGNVINVQIRFAQPPRDLDYNRENLPWRVQADIAGGGYFYDLAPHQIDLLQDMFGCILEASGYKSNRGGLYPAEDTLSACFQFDNGLVGSGSWCFVAHDSAREDRIEIIGDKGMICFSVFTYEPIGLHTEKGREEICIGNPEHVQQPLIQAVVDHLLGKSVCSCDGESATLTNWVMDKILGKL is encoded by the coding sequence ATGAGTGAAAAGATGATCAAATGGGGCTTCATTGGTTGCGGAGAAGTAACCAAGACGAAAAGCGGTCCCGCTTTCCAGAAAGTAGAACATTCGGAAGTCGTAGCCGTGATGAGTCGTGACGGTGCGAAAGCGAAAGCGTATGCCAAAGAGAGAGGAATCAAGAAATGGTATGACGATGCACAGGAACTGATAGATGATCCGGAAGTAAACGCTGTCTATATCGCCACTCCTCCTTCTTCACACGCTACGTATGCCATTATGTCCATGAAAGCGGGCAAACCGGCCTATATTGAGAAGCCAATGGCGGTGACGTATGAAGAATGTACCCGAATCAACCGCATATCCAATGAAACGGGGGTTCCCTGTTTCGTAGCATACTACCGACGTTATCTTCCCTATTTCCAGAAAGTAAAGGAATTAGTAGAGAACGGGACGATCGGCAACGTTATCAATGTACAGATTCGTTTTGCCCAGCCGCCACGCGATCTGGATTACAATCGCGAAAATCTTCCCTGGCGTGTGCAGGCTGATATTGCCGGAGGCGGTTACTTCTACGACCTTGCTCCGCATCAAATTGATTTGTTGCAAGATATGTTCGGTTGCATCCTCGAAGCAAGCGGCTACAAGAGTAATCGCGGCGGGCTTTATCCTGCCGAAGATACATTAAGCGCCTGTTTCCAATTTGACAACGGATTGGTGGGTAGTGGTTCCTGGTGCTTCGTAGCCCATGATTCTGCCCGCGAAGACCGCATAGAGATTATCGGTGACAAAGGAATGATTTGCTTCTCTGTCTTTACATACGAACCTATCGGACTGCATACCGAGAAAGGACGGGAAGAAATCTGTATCGGCAACCCGGAACACGTGCAACAACCTCTTATCCAAGCAGTAGTAGACCACTTATTGGGTAAGTCAGTTTGCTCTTGCGATGGCGAAAGCGCAACGTTGACTAACTGGGTAATGGATAAGATCTTAGGCAAGCTATAA
- a CDS encoding transporter substrate-binding domain-containing protein: MVTRPNLRLARYLVPVIIVLAIIFSIRQCGNQEKPSGHPRDYAAIAQEGILRVATEYNSISFYVDGDTVSGFHYELIQAFVRDKGLKTEITPLMSFEERLEGLSEGRYEVIACGLLATSELKDSLLLTSPITLNKQVLVQRKESGENGENDSLYIRNQLDLAGRTLHVVKGSPSILRIQNLGNEIGDTIYIKEIAKYGPEQLISMVAHGDIDYAVCDESIARTAADSIPQIDINTAISFTQFYSWAVSKQSPALLDSLNTWLDKFQKGKEYRRIYKKYYDKK, encoded by the coding sequence ATGGTAACACGCCCCAATTTGAGACTGGCCAGATATTTAGTGCCCGTAATCATTGTATTGGCAATCATCTTTTCCATCCGCCAATGCGGTAATCAGGAAAAGCCTTCAGGACACCCGCGCGACTATGCAGCTATTGCCCAAGAAGGTATATTGCGTGTAGCGACTGAATATAACTCGATCAGTTTCTACGTGGACGGTGATACCGTTTCCGGTTTCCATTACGAGCTGATACAGGCTTTTGTCCGCGATAAGGGATTGAAAACCGAAATAACTCCCCTGATGAGTTTTGAAGAACGGCTGGAAGGATTAAGCGAAGGACGTTACGAGGTAATTGCCTGCGGCTTATTAGCTACCAGCGAGTTGAAAGACTCTCTGCTCCTCACCTCTCCTATCACGCTCAACAAGCAAGTGCTTGTGCAACGGAAAGAAAGCGGAGAAAACGGGGAAAACGACTCTCTCTATATCCGTAACCAGTTGGACTTGGCCGGGCGGACACTTCACGTCGTAAAAGGCTCTCCTTCTATTCTGCGTATCCAGAATCTAGGCAATGAAATCGGAGATACCATTTATATCAAAGAAATAGCTAAATACGGTCCCGAACAATTGATTTCGATGGTAGCACATGGAGACATCGATTATGCCGTTTGTGATGAAAGTATCGCACGCACGGCCGCTGATTCCATCCCGCAAATAGATATAAATACAGCGATCAGCTTTACACAATTCTACTCATGGGCAGTCAGCAAACAATCACCTGCTTTACTCGATAGTTTGAATACATGGCTGGATAAATTCCAAAAGGGAAAAGAATACCGGAGGATTTATAAAAAATACTATGATAAAAAATAG
- a CDS encoding ferredoxin family protein, with the protein MAKIKGAIVVDTERCKGCNLCVVACPLDVIALNKEVNMKGYNYAWQVKEDTCNGCSSCATVCPDGCISVYKVKVE; encoded by the coding sequence ATGGCAAAAATCAAAGGAGCAATCGTAGTCGACACGGAGCGTTGCAAAGGATGCAACCTGTGTGTAGTGGCGTGTCCGCTCGATGTAATCGCCCTCAATAAAGAGGTAAACATGAAAGGCTATAACTATGCCTGGCAAGTGAAGGAAGATACCTGTAACGGATGCAGCTCGTGTGCAACGGTTTGTCCGGACGGATGTATCTCAGTGTATAAAGTAAAAGTAGAATAA
- a CDS encoding OmpP1/FadL family transporter, which produces MKNIRFAIVILCTLVGTTAVSAQNLYDAARLMGNDLNGTARFVGMGGAMGALGGDISTMGTNPAGMGIYRSNDVMTTFGFSNIGLKSNTNGSKNELDKFRGSFDNVGFVISSRIGHETALRFVNFGFNYRKVKAFDKNMAMNGLMEDMEGPLSQSDLFASLSYGLSEDYLSSNAAFTDGGIDAAPWLGAMALRTRVIELNDSENNQYASNVVDSEGNIIHLPVMGEYTSREKGGLHSYDFNVAFNICDRVYFGATIGAYSVDYSRNSIYRESYQGDVSNYSLENWFDTSGTGFDFKLGVIVRPFESSSFRIGAAIHTPTWFNLEDRTSALLISDIDMNSDGTIGKDELYEYDTMEFPGESKTKYQLVTPWKYNLSLGYTIGRSVALGAEYEYSDYSSAKLKYDDGMRMEDETSQIKTGLKGVHTLRVGAEFKLAPEFAFRVGYNYRTAAMYDDTFKRIALNSISTSTEFSNLKATNNYTLGFGYKGSAFYADLAYQLNTYKEDFYPFYNEVGEHFETIFVPNATKVTNTRHQVLLTLGMRF; this is translated from the coding sequence ATGAAAAATATAAGATTTGCAATAGTGATATTGTGTACTTTAGTTGGTACTACTGCCGTAAGTGCACAAAACTTATACGATGCTGCCCGGTTAATGGGAAATGACTTGAATGGAACCGCCCGGTTTGTCGGCATGGGAGGAGCCATGGGAGCATTGGGAGGTGATATCTCGACGATGGGCACCAATCCGGCAGGTATGGGTATTTATAGAAGCAATGATGTGATGACCACATTTGGCTTTAGTAATATTGGGTTAAAGTCTAATACGAATGGTAGTAAGAATGAACTAGATAAGTTTAGAGGTTCATTTGATAATGTGGGATTTGTTATATCAAGTCGTATTGGACATGAAACAGCTCTACGGTTTGTGAACTTTGGTTTTAATTACCGCAAGGTGAAGGCTTTTGATAAAAATATGGCAATGAATGGTTTGATGGAAGATATGGAAGGACCACTGTCACAAAGTGATTTATTTGCTTCTTTGTCATACGGGCTTTCTGAGGACTATTTGAGTTCTAATGCTGCTTTTACTGACGGAGGGATAGATGCTGCACCATGGTTGGGAGCTATGGCTTTACGAACCAGAGTGATTGAATTGAATGATAGTGAGAATAATCAGTATGCTAGTAATGTAGTCGATTCTGAAGGCAATATTATTCATTTGCCTGTAATGGGAGAATATACTTCTAGAGAAAAAGGCGGATTGCACTCTTATGACTTCAATGTTGCGTTCAATATTTGTGACAGAGTTTATTTCGGTGCTACCATTGGAGCTTATAGCGTCGATTATTCTAGAAATTCTATTTATAGAGAAAGTTACCAGGGAGATGTTTCTAACTATTCTTTAGAGAATTGGTTTGATACAAGTGGTACTGGATTTGATTTTAAGCTGGGAGTAATTGTACGTCCATTTGAGTCATCATCTTTTCGTATTGGGGCTGCGATACATACGCCTACTTGGTTTAATTTGGAAGACCGTACATCTGCTCTCTTAATTTCCGATATTGATATGAATAGTGATGGGACGATTGGTAAGGATGAACTGTATGAATATGACACAATGGAATTCCCTGGTGAATCGAAAACAAAGTATCAGTTGGTGACTCCTTGGAAATACAATTTGAGTTTAGGATATACGATTGGTCGTTCTGTTGCATTAGGGGCAGAATATGAGTATAGTGATTATTCTTCGGCTAAGTTGAAATATGACGATGGTATGCGGATGGAGGATGAAACATCGCAGATAAAAACAGGATTGAAAGGGGTACATACACTTCGTGTTGGAGCAGAGTTTAAACTGGCACCGGAGTTTGCTTTTCGTGTAGGTTATAATTATAGGACAGCTGCCATGTATGATGATACATTTAAGAGAATAGCACTTAATAGTATTAGTACAAGTACTGAGTTTTCTAATCTGAAAGCAACTAATAATTATACTTTGGGATTTGGTTATAAAGGATCTGCTTTTTATGCAGATTTAGCCTATCAATTGAATACTTATAAAGAAGATTTCTATCCATTCTATAATGAAGTAGGAGAACACTTTGAAACAATATTTGTGCCAAATGCTACCAAAGTAACTAATACCCGTCATCAGGTACTGCTAACTTTAGGTATGCGCTTCTAA
- a CDS encoding thiamine pyrophosphate-dependent enzyme — translation MTKEEIIKPENLVYKKPTLMNDNAMHYCPGCSHGVVHKLIAEVIEEMGMEDKTVGISPVGCAVFAYNYLDIDWQEAAHGRAPAVATAVKRLWPDRLVFTYQGDGDLACIGTAETIHALNRGENITIIFINNAIYGMTGGQMAPTTLVGMKSSTCPYGRDVELHGYPLKITEIAAQLEGTAYVTRQSVQSVPAIRKAKKAIRKAFENSMNGKGSNLVEIVSTCSSGWKMTPEKANKWMEEHMFPFYPLGDLKDKE, via the coding sequence ATGACTAAAGAAGAAATAATCAAACCCGAGAATCTGGTTTACAAAAAACCGACTCTGATGAACGATAACGCCATGCACTACTGTCCGGGTTGCAGTCACGGTGTGGTACACAAACTCATTGCCGAAGTCATTGAGGAAATGGGTATGGAAGATAAAACTGTGGGAATCTCTCCGGTGGGATGTGCAGTGTTTGCCTACAACTATCTCGATATTGACTGGCAAGAAGCAGCACACGGACGTGCTCCTGCTGTGGCAACTGCAGTGAAACGCCTGTGGCCGGACCGTCTTGTTTTCACTTATCAGGGCGATGGTGACTTGGCTTGCATCGGTACAGCCGAAACAATCCACGCATTAAACCGCGGCGAGAATATCACGATTATCTTTATCAACAATGCCATCTACGGTATGACCGGTGGTCAGATGGCACCGACCACACTGGTAGGCATGAAGAGCTCGACTTGCCCTTACGGACGTGATGTCGAACTTCACGGTTACCCATTGAAGATTACTGAAATCGCTGCCCAACTGGAAGGAACTGCTTACGTAACCCGTCAGTCCGTACAATCCGTACCGGCTATCCGTAAGGCAAAGAAGGCAATCCGCAAGGCTTTTGAAAACTCCATGAACGGAAAAGGTTCCAACTTGGTAGAAATTGTTTCCACTTGTAGTTCAGGCTGGAAGATGACTCCGGAGAAGGCGAACAAATGGATGGAAGAACACATGTTCCCATTCTATCCGCTAGGTGATTTAAAAGATAAAGAATAA